A window of Oscillatoria sp. FACHB-1407 genomic DNA:
CGGCAATGAGACAGACTAATGTCAAGCCGATGATCAATACGATCTTTTGTCGCAGAGTCATAGGGGGCGACACACAAGCAGGAGTTAACGGAGGGGGGCGATCGCCAAACTATCGGGTTTTCCTAAGTCACCACTCACCGCCACTAAGCGATGGTTGGCGTGGAGATGCCGCACCACTTTATAGATTGTTTCGATTTGGTCTGGGGTTCCCACCTTATCTGCCAACGCCACCAGGGAAAGGGGTTGTTCTGCCTCCTGGACAACCTGCACGACTCGTCGTTGCAAATCCAGAATAGCGGCGGCAGCCTTCTTACCCGCTTCAACCCCCGGTTGGTGATAGGCATTGATGTTGACCATGAAGCCATACAAGCCCACTGCCCGCTCGTACAGGGCGATCAGTGCGCCTACAGTGTAGGGATTGACCTGGGGAATCGTCACGGTGATCGAGTCACGCTGATTTTCATAAATGGCCTGTCGGGTGCCTTGCAGCAAACCAAACAGGTAATCTCCCGATGTCACCCCCGGTTCTACTTGAATTGACTCGCCCTGGCGATCTTCCAGCACTTCGATAAAGGTCAAGAAAAAGTTTGCCACCCCATCGCGCAATTGCTGCACATAGGCGTGTTGGTCTGTAGTGCCCTTGTTGCCATAGACCGCAATTCCCTGGTGAACGACGTTGCCGTTCAAATCTTTTTCTTTGCCGAGAGACTCCATCACTAACTGCTGCAAATAACGCGAAAACAGGAGTAGGCTGTCTTTGTAGGGCAACACAACCATGTCTTTTTCCCCTTTGCCATTGCCTGCTGCATACCAGGAGAGGGCTAATAGAGCCGCCGGATTGCGTTTTAACTCTGGAATGCGAGTCGCAGCGTCCATCTCCTTAGCCCCCCGCAACATGGCAGCAATGTCGATGCCTTGCAGAGCCGCAGGCACCAACCCAACGCTAGACATTTCAGACGTGCGTCCTCCCACCCAGTCAAACATCGGGAAAGTGGCTAACCAACCCTCAGACTTGGCGAGCTTGTCCAGGTTGCTGCCGTCGGTGGTGATGGCGATCGCATAGTTGGCAAACTTCAATCCCTTTTGCTCATACACCCGCTTCACCTCCAACATACCGTTGCGCGGTTCTGGGGTTCCGCCTGACTTTGAGATATTGATCACCAACGTGCTAAACAGCCGATCTTGCAGCTTTGCCAGGGTGCGATCGATGCCTGCGGGGTCGGTGTTGTCAATAAAGTGAATGGTCAGCGGCGCATTGACGGGTGCCAGTGCCTCTGCCACAAATTGCGGTCCTAACGCCGACCCACCAATCCCGATTGACAAAACATCCGTGTATTTCTCCGCCAGCGGAGGGTGAATCTCACCGCTATGAACTTTTTGGGCAAAGGTTTGAATCGCTTCGACAGTGGTGTGGATTTCTTGCTGAATCTCGGCGTTGGGGGCTAGCCCTGGGTCGCGCAACCAATAGTGACCCACCATCCGGTTTTCGTCAGGGTTGGCGATCGCCCCTGCCTCTAACTCTGTCATTTGCTGAAATGCCTGAGACAGCTTGGGCTGCATGGCATCGACAAACCCATCATCAAACCGCATCCGGCTGACATCGAGATAAAACCCCAACCCCTCATGGTAATAGAGCCAGTCTTGATAACGTTGCCAAAGCGCAGCGGCATTCATAAGGACACTTCCAACTCGTTGCATTTATCACCTCACAGTTTACAGACTGAACTTGCAAGGTGACAGAGGCTTAAGGGACATAACAGAAATGGCGGACTTCGTTCCAATCGCCGTGAATTTATTCGCCGGGTTCAGTCCCCCAATCACTAGATACGATACACCCCTCCCTGGCCCACCTGCTCATCTAACCCTTGCTACCTGATATCGTTAGAGTCAGTGCTCTTGGTGTTTTTGCCCTATGGAAGGGTTTATTGTTTCCCTGATTATCTTCACCGCCATCTTTGCCATTTTTGGCATTGGGCTAAATCTGCAATGGGGGTTTACAGGGCTGATTAATTTTGGTCACGTCGCCTTTATGGCCGTGGGTGCCTATGCCACTGTGTTGCTGAGTTTATCGGGAGTTCCCCTGCTCCTGGCAACCTTGCTGGGAGCTGCGATCGCAGCACTGTTAGGGCTAGTGATTGGAATTTCAA
This region includes:
- a CDS encoding glucose-6-phosphate isomerase, coding for MNAAALWQRYQDWLYYHEGLGFYLDVSRMRFDDGFVDAMQPKLSQAFQQMTELEAGAIANPDENRMVGHYWLRDPGLAPNAEIQQEIHTTVEAIQTFAQKVHSGEIHPPLAEKYTDVLSIGIGGSALGPQFVAEALAPVNAPLTIHFIDNTDPAGIDRTLAKLQDRLFSTLVINISKSGGTPEPRNGMLEVKRVYEQKGLKFANYAIAITTDGSNLDKLAKSEGWLATFPMFDWVGGRTSEMSSVGLVPAALQGIDIAAMLRGAKEMDAATRIPELKRNPAALLALSWYAAGNGKGEKDMVVLPYKDSLLLFSRYLQQLVMESLGKEKDLNGNVVHQGIAVYGNKGTTDQHAYVQQLRDGVANFFLTFIEVLEDRQGESIQVEPGVTSGDYLFGLLQGTRQAIYENQRDSITVTIPQVNPYTVGALIALYERAVGLYGFMVNINAYHQPGVEAGKKAAAAILDLQRRVVQVVQEAEQPLSLVALADKVGTPDQIETIYKVVRHLHANHRLVAVSGDLGKPDSLAIAPLR